From Streptomyces sp. 6-11-2, one genomic window encodes:
- a CDS encoding NADPH-dependent FMN reductase — MPTDTPPGPLRFLVFGAALRTASANTRLASLVARLISDTGATVDLAGMHDFDMPLYDGDMEAAEGLPQGALALRDRLEQSDAFVISSPEYNASVPGVLKNAIDWVSRVRPQPFKSKHAMLVSASPSLIGGNRGLWALRVPLEHLGTRVYPDMFSLADSYQAFAEDGTLADTGLQQRLTETVSGFLSLVEADVRYVCLERRWYEFLGDRTEAAITQRAES, encoded by the coding sequence ATGCCCACGGACACGCCCCCCGGCCCGCTGCGGTTCCTGGTCTTCGGCGCGGCACTGCGGACCGCTTCGGCCAACACACGCCTCGCCTCCCTTGTGGCCCGGCTCATCTCCGACACCGGTGCCACCGTCGACCTCGCCGGCATGCACGACTTCGACATGCCCTTGTACGACGGCGACATGGAGGCGGCCGAAGGGCTGCCACAGGGCGCCCTCGCCCTGCGCGACCGCCTCGAGCAGAGCGACGCCTTCGTCATCTCCTCGCCGGAGTACAACGCCTCCGTGCCGGGAGTGCTGAAGAACGCGATCGACTGGGTCTCCCGTGTCCGGCCCCAGCCGTTCAAGAGCAAGCACGCGATGCTCGTCTCCGCCTCGCCGTCCCTGATCGGCGGCAACCGCGGGCTGTGGGCCCTGAGGGTTCCGCTGGAGCACCTGGGCACCCGCGTCTACCCGGACATGTTCAGCCTGGCCGACAGCTACCAGGCCTTCGCCGAGGACGGAACGCTGGCCGACACAGGGCTCCAGCAGCGTCTCACCGAGACCGTGTCGGGTTTCCTGAGCCTCGTCGAAGCGGATGTGCGCTACGTCTGCCTGGAACGCCGGTGGTACGAGTTCCTGGGAGACCGCACCGAGGCGGCCATCACCCAGCGGGCCGAGTCGTGA
- a CDS encoding bifunctional DNA primase/polymerase has translation MATIDRQATTLALAHALSAAERGLAVIPLSRTKLPALRSPHRDGPGPVGPPGPPCHGECGRFGHGVYDASTDPARIRELFAAAPWATGYGIACGLPPHHLIGIDLDTKTGTNATAALRELALRHLFTIPATVVVLTPSGGRHLWLSGPPDVVVPNSAGRLAPGIDIRGAGGYLVGPGSRTGHGVYATSPGTAHLAPAPCPRTLLRLLLPPPRAARHPAPPSAGRHGEGLVQFVLGAHEGQRNTRLFWAACRAYEDGIGPALFTPLVDAALRTGLTEHEARATMASAARLTGHRP, from the coding sequence ATGGCCACCATCGACCGGCAGGCCACGACGCTGGCCCTCGCGCACGCCCTGTCAGCCGCCGAACGCGGACTGGCCGTCATCCCCCTGTCCCGGACGAAACTCCCGGCCCTGCGCTCCCCCCACCGCGACGGCCCCGGCCCGGTGGGCCCGCCCGGTCCGCCCTGCCACGGCGAGTGCGGCCGCTTCGGCCACGGGGTGTACGACGCCTCCACCGACCCGGCCCGCATCCGGGAACTGTTCGCCGCCGCACCCTGGGCGACCGGCTACGGCATCGCCTGCGGACTGCCCCCGCACCATCTGATCGGCATCGACCTGGACACCAAGACCGGCACGAACGCCACGGCGGCCCTGCGTGAACTCGCCCTGCGCCACCTGTTCACCATCCCCGCCACCGTGGTCGTCCTGACCCCCAGCGGCGGCCGCCACCTGTGGCTGAGCGGGCCGCCCGACGTCGTCGTCCCCAACTCGGCAGGACGCCTGGCTCCCGGCATCGACATCCGCGGCGCCGGCGGCTACCTCGTCGGCCCCGGCTCCCGCACCGGGCACGGCGTCTACGCCACCTCCCCCGGCACCGCGCACCTCGCGCCGGCCCCCTGCCCGCGAACCCTCCTGCGCCTCCTGCTCCCCCCGCCCCGTGCTGCCCGCCACCCCGCACCGCCCTCGGCGGGCCGGCACGGCGAGGGCCTGGTGCAGTTCGTCCTGGGCGCCCACGAGGGCCAGCGCAACACCCGCCTGTTCTGGGCCGCCTGCCGCGCCTACGAGGACGGAATCGGCCCCGCCCTCTTCACCCCGCTGGTCGACGCGGCCCTGCGCACCGGCCTGACCGAACACGAGGCCCGCGCGACCATGGCCTCCGCGGCCCGTCTGACGGGCCACCGTCCCTGA
- a CDS encoding SigE family RNA polymerase sigma factor, whose translation MTTPVCTSVSKAAVPATRTPAYPSFAAYVRARQPLLLRTARSLTANPSDAEDLLQTALTKTYVAWERIEDHRALDGYVRRALLNTRTSQWRKRKVDEFACDELPEPEPAPGVTDPAEQQALRDALWRSIMKLPARQRAMVVLRYYEDLSEVQTAEVLGVSVGTVKSAVSRALGKLREDPELVRVR comes from the coding sequence ATGACCACACCCGTCTGCACCAGCGTGTCGAAAGCCGCCGTACCGGCGACCCGGACTCCGGCGTACCCGTCCTTCGCGGCGTACGTGCGGGCCCGGCAGCCGCTGCTGCTGCGCACCGCCCGGTCGCTGACCGCGAACCCGAGCGACGCGGAGGACCTGTTGCAGACCGCGCTCACCAAGACGTACGTGGCGTGGGAGCGGATCGAGGACCACCGGGCGCTCGACGGCTATGTGCGCCGCGCGCTGCTGAACACCCGCACCTCGCAGTGGCGCAAGCGGAAGGTCGACGAGTTCGCCTGCGACGAACTGCCCGAGCCGGAGCCGGCGCCCGGCGTGACCGACCCGGCGGAGCAGCAGGCGCTGCGCGACGCCCTGTGGCGGTCGATCATGAAGCTGCCCGCCCGGCAGCGGGCGATGGTCGTCCTGAGGTATTACGAGGACCTCTCCGAGGTCCAGACGGCCGAGGTGCTCGGAGTGTCCGTGGGGACGGTGAAGTCGGCGGTGTCGCGGGCGCTCGGCAAGCTGCGGGAGGATCCGGAGCTGGTGCGCGTGCGCTGA
- a CDS encoding long-chain fatty acid--CoA ligase, translated as MLSTMQDVPLLISRILAHGSTIHGASQVISWTGDSEPHRRSFAGIGERAAQLAHALRDDLGVAADDRVATLMWNNAEHVEAYFAIPCMGAVLHTLNLRLPAEQLAWIVNHAADRVIIVNGSLIPLLGPLLPHLKTVEHVVVSGPGDRTPLDGSHARVHEYEDLIAAKPVTYDWPELDERQAAAMCYTSGTTGDPKGVVYSHRSVYLHSMQVNMSESMGLTDHDTTLVVVPQFHVNAWGLPHATFLSGVNLLMPDRFLQPAPLAEMIEREKPTHAAAVPTIWQGLLAELTARPRDVSALTQVTIGGSACPPSLMEAFDRLGMRVCHAWGMTETSPLGTVARPPAHAVGTDEEFGYRLTQGRFPAGVEARLTGPGGERLPWDGESAGELEVRGPWIAGAYYNGPGAEPLRPADKFSEDGWLKTGDVGTISPDGFLTLTDRAKDVIKSGGEWISSVELENALMSHLDVAEAAVVAVPDDKWGERPLATVVLKEGATAGFEALRAFLQEERGIAKWQLPERWTIIGAVPKTSVGKFDKKVLRRQYAAGELDVTRI; from the coding sequence GTGCTGAGCACCATGCAGGACGTACCGCTGCTGATCTCGAGGATCCTGGCCCACGGGTCGACGATCCACGGGGCGTCGCAGGTGATCAGCTGGACCGGTGACAGCGAGCCGCACCGCCGCTCCTTCGCAGGGATCGGCGAGCGCGCGGCCCAGCTGGCGCACGCCCTTCGCGACGACCTCGGCGTCGCGGCCGACGACCGTGTGGCCACCCTCATGTGGAACAACGCCGAGCACGTCGAGGCGTACTTCGCGATCCCGTGCATGGGCGCGGTGCTGCACACCCTCAACCTGCGCCTGCCCGCCGAGCAGTTGGCCTGGATCGTCAACCACGCCGCCGACCGCGTCATCATCGTCAACGGCTCCCTGATCCCGCTGCTCGGCCCGCTGCTGCCGCACCTGAAGACGGTCGAGCACGTCGTCGTCTCGGGCCCCGGCGACCGCACCCCGCTCGACGGCTCCCACGCCCGGGTGCACGAGTACGAGGACCTGATCGCGGCCAAGCCGGTCACCTACGACTGGCCCGAGCTGGACGAACGCCAGGCCGCCGCCATGTGCTACACCTCCGGCACCACGGGCGACCCCAAGGGCGTGGTCTACAGCCACCGTTCGGTCTACCTGCACTCCATGCAGGTCAACATGAGCGAGTCCATGGGACTGACCGATCACGACACCACGCTCGTGGTGGTCCCGCAGTTCCACGTCAACGCCTGGGGCCTGCCGCACGCCACCTTCCTGTCCGGCGTCAACCTGCTGATGCCGGACCGCTTTCTGCAGCCGGCTCCCCTCGCCGAGATGATCGAGCGGGAGAAGCCGACCCACGCCGCCGCCGTGCCCACCATCTGGCAGGGGCTGCTCGCCGAGCTGACCGCCCGGCCCCGTGACGTCTCCGCCCTCACCCAGGTCACCATCGGCGGCTCGGCCTGCCCGCCCTCCCTCATGGAGGCCTTCGACCGGCTGGGCATGCGGGTCTGCCACGCCTGGGGCATGACCGAGACCTCCCCGCTCGGCACGGTGGCCCGCCCGCCGGCCCACGCGGTCGGCACCGACGAGGAGTTCGGCTACCGCCTCACCCAGGGCCGCTTCCCGGCCGGCGTCGAGGCCCGTCTGACCGGACCCGGCGGCGAACGCCTCCCCTGGGACGGCGAGTCCGCGGGCGAGCTGGAGGTCCGCGGACCGTGGATCGCCGGCGCCTACTACAACGGCCCCGGCGCCGAACCGCTGCGCCCGGCCGACAAGTTCAGCGAGGACGGCTGGCTGAAGACCGGCGACGTCGGCACCATCAGCCCCGACGGCTTCCTCACCCTCACCGACCGGGCCAAGGACGTCATCAAGTCGGGCGGCGAGTGGATCTCCTCCGTCGAGCTGGAGAACGCCCTGATGTCCCACCTGGACGTCGCCGAGGCCGCGGTCGTCGCCGTCCCCGACGACAAGTGGGGCGAACGCCCGCTGGCCACCGTCGTCCTCAAGGAAGGCGCCACCGCCGGCTTCGAGGCGCTGCGCGCCTTCCTCCAGGAGGAGCGCGGGATCGCCAAGTGGCAGCTCCCGGAACGCTGGACGATCATCGGGGCCGTTCCGAAGACCAGCGTCGGCAAGTTCGACAAGAAGGTGCTGCGCAGGCAGTACGCCGCAGGAGAGCTGGACGTCACCCGGATCTGA
- a CDS encoding PAS domain-containing protein, with amino-acid sequence MSSRPSRGAARLAAILDALPDALVLVNANGTVVNANTIALEAFETPGTALVGRGLLDLLPQFDSKLIPGSMRRPDHIDPRGRTKPTRMMARRTDGSEFPVEVTSANLENSQQAYDGHGYSGDELLMLVVRDLSGTVDTEAELARSQRQTEMILRAAAEGVVGTDTDGRIVLVNPAAAQILGYRAGELGGRELHTLVLHSRPDGSPFAYGESPLADTLRSGRKHRVRGQVLWSKAGDKVPVDLTTAPVRDGDQLVGAVMTFTDRRPYDALADEKAAEEQRHEERLDELAEAHASELTALRQQHVTEIEELTERHEEQLAANEERYAALGEREKDRYEALAGRHEQLLTLLGGSLRGPLDELRRELAALAADDAGQLWPEANQVLHHLSAGYSRITTLIDNVLGYQRLDTGSEEITRTKVMLDAVVAAGVDGAVELIGPGRVQFAVHAPPIEAEVDPRRLATALAHLVADVAGVDATGNSPVSAGGYMDNTVVVAAAQRGEVVRIEVRGPYAGGDPVHEPIVRGIVRAHGGVLQTHEVPGMSGSAYVLEVPLGGGAGVVAAPAPAPAPVHALEPAAVSEEPAPAEPAVPEQPSGAGRRRARRSSTDAFLESDSEGETTGAAAAPTGRRRRRAVEPSQETGQVPAQDADGSGGTGRRRGRPGDDAAGVSEGAVVMAAEHGAGTAASGTGLGGTVPPQGVPAPTGRRARGEVGPPEALPAALPAAADAQTEAAQTKAAQTEAAQTEAAGGENPAASGPQPTGRRRRALAAATERAAAQEAAPRPVFALPPAEADRPAEGPEAAQALRVPAQGAPAVAPLGDEGQHQAVPHDQADDHTPPQPHPTSAPTGRRRRAVAQPQDPAAVGATPVQGAPGATGVPGVPGVPGAPAGAVPVPLPGAPAQGTAGPGVPAQTGPGGAQALPQPAPQMTPGQPAVPQGVPGQPVAPQGVPGQPTPQQMTPGQPVAPQGLPGQPVLPQGVPGQPTPQQMTPGQPVTPQGLPGHPAVPQAAPGQPGAGPQAPGQQPVPGQALPAQHPSAQAALPAQVPSPERGAAGTAPAPAHGIAGQPLPQQPAALAPLQNPAVPAPAPAQPSAGPLPAQPVPAQGIPAPGTPAQAASGAGGGPVPPNATGAPMPPAQALPQPPAPGAPGTPGTPPHGIPAAAGPVLPPEQATGQAAVQAQPTGQQPGPGAPAARAAQPLPAEAAAPVDPNSTQGRAISVRTLGQGVPFSRQAAQVQAPQPPSATPPPQTTGGSGRRRKLGTPPDPAAAARPQTQTPPQTQAQRPDQTARPHPPAEQPPAQPSLGGPAMAVGTEGGGRSYAIGAPDENAAEGPEPLDGPGGAVEIADTPRPQPMDDELPPEPLDNPRRLLVWPAPDVTTQQALSDRGYRPVIVNSREEVDAQIAAFPAALFVDPLTGPITRTALQSLRQAAVAAEVPVLVTAGLGQATREAAYGADPAVLLKALAPRDSEQHPPRVLLIEEHAEIALALTATLERRGMQVARAASDNDAVTLAGQFRPNLVVMDLMQMHRRRAGILDWLRANGQLNRTPLVVYTAAVGQADLPRLASGETVLFLAERSTSDEVQSRIVDLLARIGTN; translated from the coding sequence GTGAGCAGCAGGCCATCCCGAGGCGCTGCTCGCCTCGCTGCCATACTCGACGCGCTGCCCGACGCCCTGGTGCTGGTCAACGCGAACGGCACCGTCGTCAACGCCAACACCATCGCGCTGGAGGCCTTCGAGACGCCGGGCACCGCCCTCGTCGGACGTGGCCTGCTCGATCTGCTGCCGCAGTTCGACTCCAAGCTGATTCCCGGCTCCATGCGCCGCCCCGATCACATCGATCCGCGCGGGCGGACCAAGCCCACCCGGATGATGGCGCGGCGGACCGACGGGTCCGAGTTCCCGGTCGAGGTCACGAGCGCGAATCTGGAGAACAGCCAGCAGGCCTACGACGGCCACGGCTACAGCGGCGACGAACTGCTGATGCTGGTCGTCCGCGATCTGTCCGGCACCGTCGACACCGAGGCCGAACTGGCCCGTTCGCAACGGCAGACCGAGATGATCCTGCGGGCCGCCGCCGAGGGTGTCGTGGGCACCGACACCGACGGGCGGATCGTGCTCGTCAACCCCGCCGCCGCCCAAATACTGGGCTACCGGGCCGGTGAACTCGGCGGCCGCGAGCTGCACACCCTCGTCCTGCACTCGCGCCCCGACGGCTCCCCCTTCGCGTACGGGGAGTCCCCGCTCGCCGACACCCTGCGCTCCGGGCGCAAGCACCGGGTGCGCGGGCAGGTGCTGTGGTCCAAGGCCGGCGACAAGGTTCCCGTCGATCTGACCACCGCGCCGGTGCGCGACGGCGACCAGCTCGTCGGCGCCGTCATGACCTTCACCGACCGGCGCCCCTACGACGCGCTCGCCGACGAGAAGGCCGCCGAGGAGCAGCGCCACGAGGAGCGGCTCGACGAGCTCGCCGAAGCACACGCCTCCGAGCTCACCGCCCTGCGCCAGCAGCACGTCACCGAGATCGAGGAACTCACCGAGCGCCACGAGGAGCAACTCGCGGCGAACGAGGAGCGCTACGCCGCCCTCGGCGAGCGGGAGAAGGACCGCTACGAGGCGCTGGCCGGCCGGCACGAGCAGCTGCTGACCCTCCTCGGCGGCTCCCTGCGCGGGCCCCTGGACGAACTGCGCCGCGAGCTGGCCGCCCTCGCCGCCGACGACGCCGGACAGCTGTGGCCCGAGGCCAACCAGGTACTGCACCACCTGTCGGCCGGGTACTCCCGGATCACGACGCTGATCGACAACGTCCTCGGCTACCAGCGCCTCGACACCGGCAGCGAGGAGATCACCCGGACGAAGGTGATGCTGGACGCGGTCGTCGCCGCCGGTGTCGACGGCGCCGTCGAACTGATCGGCCCCGGGCGGGTGCAGTTCGCCGTGCACGCGCCGCCCATCGAGGCCGAGGTCGACCCGCGGCGCCTGGCCACCGCGCTCGCGCACCTCGTCGCGGACGTCGCAGGCGTCGACGCGACCGGGAACTCGCCCGTCTCAGCGGGCGGTTACATGGACAACACCGTCGTGGTGGCGGCGGCGCAGCGCGGTGAGGTCGTCCGGATCGAGGTGCGCGGACCGTACGCCGGGGGAGACCCGGTGCACGAGCCGATCGTGCGCGGGATCGTCCGTGCGCACGGCGGTGTGCTCCAGACCCACGAAGTGCCGGGCATGAGCGGCAGCGCGTACGTCCTGGAGGTGCCGCTCGGCGGCGGTGCCGGCGTCGTCGCGGCCCCGGCCCCGGCCCCGGCCCCGGTTCACGCCCTGGAGCCGGCCGCGGTTTCCGAAGAGCCTGCCCCGGCGGAGCCCGCCGTGCCCGAACAGCCGTCGGGCGCCGGGCGGCGGCGGGCCCGGCGGTCCTCGACGGACGCGTTCCTCGAGAGCGACAGCGAGGGGGAGACCACCGGTGCCGCGGCGGCTCCGACCGGTCGGCGCAGGCGGCGGGCGGTCGAGCCGTCCCAGGAGACGGGGCAGGTTCCGGCCCAGGACGCGGACGGCTCCGGCGGTACGGGACGGCGGCGCGGACGGCCCGGCGACGACGCGGCGGGCGTGTCCGAGGGTGCCGTGGTCATGGCGGCCGAGCACGGCGCGGGAACGGCGGCCTCGGGTACGGGACTCGGCGGTACGGTGCCGCCACAGGGCGTACCCGCGCCCACCGGGCGGCGCGCCCGGGGCGAGGTCGGCCCGCCCGAGGCACTGCCGGCGGCGCTGCCCGCAGCTGCCGACGCGCAGACCGAGGCGGCGCAGACCAAGGCGGCGCAGACCGAGGCGGCGCAGACCGAGGCGGCGGGCGGCGAGAACCCGGCGGCTTCCGGCCCGCAGCCGACCGGGCGCCGTCGGCGTGCCCTGGCGGCGGCGACCGAGCGTGCCGCCGCGCAGGAGGCGGCTCCCCGCCCTGTCTTCGCCCTGCCGCCCGCGGAGGCCGACCGGCCCGCCGAAGGCCCGGAGGCCGCGCAGGCGCTCCGGGTGCCGGCGCAGGGCGCCCCTGCCGTCGCCCCCCTGGGTGACGAAGGGCAGCACCAGGCCGTGCCCCACGACCAGGCCGACGACCACACGCCGCCGCAGCCGCACCCCACGAGCGCGCCGACGGGACGCCGGCGGCGGGCGGTGGCCCAGCCGCAGGACCCCGCGGCGGTGGGCGCGACGCCCGTGCAAGGCGCGCCGGGTGCAACAGGTGTTCCGGGTGTTCCGGGTGTTCCGGGTGCGCCTGCCGGGGCTGTGCCCGTGCCGTTGCCGGGCGCGCCCGCGCAGGGCACGGCCGGACCGGGCGTTCCGGCTCAGACAGGCCCGGGTGGCGCACAGGCGCTCCCGCAGCCCGCTCCGCAGATGACTCCGGGTCAGCCCGCCGTGCCGCAGGGCGTGCCCGGTCAGCCCGTCGCACCGCAGGGCGTGCCGGGACAGCCCACCCCGCAACAGATGACTCCCGGTCAACCTGTCGCTCCCCAGGGCCTGCCCGGTCAACCCGTCCTGCCGCAGGGCGTGCCCGGACAGCCCACCCCGCAACAGATGACCCCCGGTCAACCTGTCACGCCACAGGGTCTGCCCGGTCACCCCGCCGTGCCCCAGGCGGCTCCCGGACAGCCGGGTGCAGGGCCGCAGGCTCCCGGGCAGCAGCCCGTTCCTGGACAGGCGCTGCCCGCGCAGCATCCGTCCGCGCAGGCGGCCCTGCCCGCACAGGTGCCGTCGCCGGAGCGCGGGGCCGCAGGTACGGCGCCCGCTCCCGCGCACGGCATCGCCGGTCAGCCGCTCCCCCAGCAGCCAGCCGCACTCGCCCCCCTGCAGAACCCCGCCGTCCCGGCCCCGGCTCCCGCCCAGCCCTCGGCCGGGCCGCTCCCCGCGCAGCCCGTCCCCGCGCAGGGCATCCCGGCCCCAGGCACCCCGGCGCAGGCAGCCTCCGGCGCGGGTGGCGGCCCCGTACCGCCGAACGCCACCGGCGCCCCCATGCCCCCGGCCCAGGCCCTTCCCCAGCCGCCTGCCCCCGGAGCACCCGGTACCCCAGGTACACCGCCCCACGGCATCCCGGCCGCCGCCGGCCCCGTCCTCCCTCCCGAGCAGGCGACGGGACAGGCCGCCGTACAGGCCCAGCCCACCGGACAGCAGCCCGGCCCCGGCGCCCCGGCAGCGCGCGCGGCCCAGCCGCTGCCCGCCGAGGCCGCCGCGCCCGTCGACCCCAACTCGACGCAGGGGCGGGCGATCAGCGTGCGCACGCTGGGGCAGGGCGTGCCGTTCAGTCGTCAGGCGGCACAGGTGCAGGCACCGCAGCCGCCGTCGGCCACGCCGCCCCCGCAGACGACCGGCGGTTCCGGCCGCCGCCGCAAACTGGGCACTCCGCCCGACCCGGCCGCCGCCGCGCGCCCCCAGACGCAGACCCCGCCGCAGACGCAGGCACAGCGCCCGGACCAGACGGCCCGCCCGCACCCGCCGGCCGAGCAGCCCCCCGCGCAGCCCTCCCTGGGCGGACCCGCCATGGCCGTCGGCACCGAGGGCGGCGGACGGTCGTACGCCATCGGGGCTCCGGACGAGAACGCCGCCGAGGGGCCCGAGCCGCTGGACGGTCCCGGCGGTGCCGTGGAGATCGCGGACACCCCGCGGCCGCAGCCGATGGACGACGAACTGCCGCCGGAACCGCTGGACAACCCGCGTCGGCTGCTGGTCTGGCCGGCCCCCGACGTCACCACCCAGCAGGCGCTGAGCGACCGCGGCTACCGGCCGGTCATCGTGAACTCGCGCGAGGAGGTGGACGCGCAGATCGCGGCCTTCCCCGCCGCGCTGTTCGTCGACCCGCTGACCGGGCCGATCACGCGCACGGCGTTGCAGTCGCTGCGGCAGGCGGCCGTCGCCGCCGAGGTGCCGGTGCTGGTCACGGCCGGACTCGGGCAGGCGACGCGCGAGGCGGCCTACGGCGCCGATCCGGCCGTACTGCTGAAGGCGCTCGCGCCGCGCGACAGCGAGCAGCATCCGCCGCGTGTGCTGCTGATCGAGGAGCACGCGGAGATCGCGCTGGCGCTGACGGCGACGCTGGAGCGGCGCGGGATGCAGGTGGCGCGGGCCGCGAGCGACAACGACGCGGTGACGCTCGCCGGGCAGTTCCGGCCGAACCTGGTCGTGATGGACCTGATGCAGATGCACCGGCGCCGCGCCGGGATCCTGGACTGGCTGCGCGCGAACGGGCAGCTCAACCGCACGCCGCTGGTCGTCTACACGGCCGCCGTCGGCCAGGCCGACCTGCCGCGGCTGGCCTCGGGCGAGACGGTGCTGTTCCTCGCGGAGCGGTCCACCAGCGACGAGGTGCAGAGCCGGATCGTCGACCTGCTGGCCCGCATCGGTACCAACTGA
- a CDS encoding SSI family serine proteinase inhibitor, whose translation MTQIGSLPARRSAVSRALALGASAVLAGLASVSAVPAASAAAPPPVRVEDRAGDHLTVTVRHAGPGRDGTYRLYCHPAGGSHPDARRACDVLDRNTHWGREPFAPVPAGSVCTMQYGGPATARITGTWAGRRVDAAYDRGDGCRIDRWNRLVPLLPDLSAPRPAAVSRTGAWAGAGAQERTRA comes from the coding sequence ATGACACAGATCGGATCTCTCCCAGCCCGACGTTCCGCGGTGTCGCGGGCGCTGGCACTCGGCGCCTCCGCCGTGCTCGCCGGGCTCGCCTCGGTCTCGGCCGTGCCCGCCGCCTCGGCCGCGGCGCCGCCGCCCGTCCGGGTCGAGGACCGGGCCGGCGACCACCTCACCGTCACCGTGCGGCACGCGGGCCCGGGCAGGGACGGGACGTACAGGCTGTACTGCCACCCGGCCGGGGGCAGCCACCCCGACGCCCGCCGCGCCTGCGACGTGCTCGACCGGAACACGCACTGGGGGCGGGAGCCCTTCGCCCCCGTGCCCGCCGGCAGCGTGTGCACCATGCAGTACGGCGGTCCTGCCACCGCTCGCATCACCGGAACGTGGGCCGGGCGCCGCGTCGACGCGGCCTACGACCGCGGCGACGGCTGCCGGATCGACCGCTGGAACCGGCTTGTGCCGCTGTTGCCCGACCTCAGCGCTCCGAGGCCGGCCGCGGTGTCCCGTACCGGCGCGTGGGCGGGAGCGGGCGCGCAGGAGCGCACCCGTGCGTAG
- a CDS encoding tyrosine-type recombinase/integrase yields MRRELIFVSPKTMRSIRTGSLPKHCMRALAQHRAQQERERKVAGEKWQLAPGQPDGLIFTTTTGRVTDPRSLNRMLTILCRDAGVRRVRVHGLRHTCASLLLAQGVDARTIMETLGHSTITMTLDTYAHVMSTTLKAAADRMDDALGLYEPEEKTDSEREPDTED; encoded by the coding sequence ATCCGGCGTGAGCTGATCTTCGTCAGTCCGAAGACGATGCGCTCCATTCGTACGGGGTCCCTCCCGAAGCACTGCATGCGGGCACTCGCACAGCACCGAGCCCAGCAGGAACGGGAACGCAAGGTCGCGGGGGAAAAGTGGCAGCTCGCACCGGGGCAGCCGGATGGGCTGATCTTCACCACGACGACCGGTCGCGTCACGGACCCTCGCAGCCTGAACCGGATGCTCACCATCCTGTGCCGGGACGCCGGCGTACGACGGGTGCGAGTGCACGGCCTCCGACACACGTGCGCCTCGCTCCTGCTCGCACAGGGTGTGGACGCTCGCACGATCATGGAAACGCTCGGGCACAGCACGATCACGATGACGCTGGACACCTACGCGCACGTCATGAGCACGACGCTCAAAGCCGCCGCCGACCGGATGGACGACGCGCTGGGACTGTACGAGCCAGAGGAGAAAACTGACAGCGAGCGGGAGCCGGACACCGAGGATTGA
- a CDS encoding GNAT family N-acetyltransferase codes for MILGNLVRLRALAPSDAESLWRWNNDPDVMRWLDAYYDQHLEGVRKRLEERGPNTYGDTLYGIEVRDDETLIGLVRLRDAEPETGCAELDIYLGEKNRWGRGYATDALRTMCRYGFDTMRLHKISLTVVTENHAAHHIYLKVGFVEEGRLRQVFHRDGRWYDQYVMGMLNGELR; via the coding sequence ATGATTCTTGGAAATCTCGTACGCCTGCGCGCGCTGGCACCGTCCGACGCGGAATCGTTGTGGCGGTGGAACAACGACCCCGACGTGATGCGCTGGTTGGACGCGTATTACGACCAGCACTTGGAGGGGGTGCGCAAACGCCTCGAGGAGCGGGGGCCGAACACGTACGGGGACACGCTGTACGGGATCGAGGTGCGTGACGACGAGACGCTGATCGGGTTGGTGCGGCTGCGGGATGCCGAGCCGGAGACGGGTTGTGCCGAGCTGGACATCTACCTGGGCGAGAAGAACCGCTGGGGCCGGGGCTACGCCACCGACGCGCTGCGCACCATGTGCCGGTACGGGTTCGACACCATGCGGCTGCACAAGATCTCCCTGACAGTGGTCACGGAGAACCATGCGGCCCACCACATCTACCTGAAGGTCGGCTTCGTCGAAGAGGGCCGGCTGCGGCAGGTGTTCCACCGGGACGGACGTTGGTACGACCAGTACGTCATGGGAATGCTGAATGGGGAGCTGCGCTAG